The window ATCCCGACGCCCCATCGAAATATGGCGTGCGCGGTATCCCGACAATGATCCTGTTCAAGAATGGAGCCCCAGCCGCGACCAAGGTCGGCGCGGCGCCCAAGTCGGCTCTCAAGGGCTGGCTGGAAGGCGAGCTCTAAGCGTCCGTCGCCCTTGCAGCGGCAGGGGTAACGATCGTCCAGAAAAAAAGAAAAAGGCCGGTGTCCAAAGGGATACCGGCCTTTTCTTGTATGGTGTCAGAAGAAATCAGGCTTCGTCCGAAGCCTCTTCTGCGTCGGCCTCTGCAGCAGGCGCCGGAGCAGCTTCTGCAGCTTCGCCAGCGATCACGCCGGGCTCTGCGTTCGGATCGAAATCCTCAACGAAACCGGCCGTGTCCTTTTCGAACATCTGCGCCATGACGTCGACACCCTGCGACTGAAGCTCGGCTTCTTCAGGCGACCGTGCAACGTTCACCTTGATCGTGACCGAGACTTCCGCGTGGAGCGCAACCTTCACGTCATAGACACCAATGGCCTTGATCGGCTTGTCGAGCACGACCTGCTGGCGTGTGACATGCTTGCCTTCGGCTTCCAGCGCCTCGACGATGTCGCGCACCGCAACCGAACCGTAAAGCTGTCCGGTGTTGGACGCCTGACGGATCAGCGTGACAGCGGTGCCTTCCACAGTCTTGGCGGCCGTTTCGGCCTCGCTGCGCTTGGCATCATTGTCGGCAACGATCTTCGCCTTGTTGGCTTCAAAGATCTTGAGGTTGGCTGCATTTGAGCGCAGCGCCTTCTTGCGCGGCAACAGGAAGTTGCGGGCAAAGCCGTTCTTCACGGTGACGACATCACCAATGGCACCGAGCTTTTCGACGCGTTCGAGCAAAATGACTTCCATCGAATTCGCTCCTTATTTCACGAGATAGGGCAGCAGGCCGACGTGGCGTGCGCGCTTGATGGCCTGGGCGAGTTCACGCTGCTTTTTGGCGGAAACGGCGGTGATACGCGAAGGGACGATCTTGCCGCGTTCGGAGACGAATCCCTGAAGCAGGCGAACATCCTTGTAATCGATCTTCGGCGCATCCTTGGCGGCGAAGGGGCAGCTCTTGCGGCGGCGGAAAAACGGACGTGCCATGATTATTCATCTCCTCCGAACATGTCATCGCGACGCGGACGATCGTCCCGGTCGCGGCGCGGGCGATCTTCGCGATCGCGCCGGTCTGACTTGCGCATCATCACCGACGGGCCAGCTTCGTGCGCATCGACCTTCACCGTCATGTAACGGATGATGTCTTCATTGATCTGGGTCTGGCGCTCAAGCTCGGCAACGACGGCACCGGGTGCGTCCAGTTCGAGCATCACATAATGCGCCTTGCGGTTCTTGGCGATCTTGTAGGCGAGCGAGCGCAGACCCCAGGTCTCCGTCTTCACGACCTTGCCGCCATTCTTTTCGATGATATCCGTGGCATTTGCTGCCAGCGCGTCCACCTGGGCCTGAGCCAGATCCTGACGCGCAAGGAATACGTGCTCATACAGAGCCATAAATCTTGCCTTTCTCTACCGATCGCTGACGCAGCACCATGCTTGCGCCCCTCCGGCCTTCTTCGATTCCCCGTGGGGAGGCGCGCCATTGGCGGAAAAGCAGGCAGATTGCAAGCTGTTCTGTCGCCGCCATGCAGGGGTGACGGCGGAACTTGTCAAACTTGTCATTCCCTTCCGGTAGAATGATACCCGCCTCGTGTCGGCTGGCATCGCCGCGTCCGGCTAGACTCTCGGGAAGGATGGCCATGCACCTCACCGAACAGGATGAAGCAGAACGGAGCCGAATAGGAAAGGGCCTTTTCACGCCGGACCGCAAAAGCATTGAGTCAATTACAAGGTTGTTTTTGGCCAAGTCCATAGTTTAACGACCAATGCGGTGGCCGAACAAATGCCGGGGGGCGGCATCTCGAGCCAGAGTTCAGGGGGGAATGATAAATGAAGCGTTTGGCCTTTCTCGCAATGATCGCGAGCGCACCGGCATTGATGGCACAAACGCCTGCTCCGCAAGGGCAGGCTAGCGCAACTCCGGCGCCGTCATCATCGGCCCCGACGGCCATTGTCTTTTCGGAAAAGGGCGCGAACGGGATGAGCGATCTCCCTATGGGCGTCCACCGAATCCCCGACAGCGACGTTGTCGTTTCGGGATATCAGGGCGGCGGCGGAATCGGCATGCTGTTCGGTGTCGTCGGCGTGCTTGTGCAGAGTTCGATCAATGCCGGTACCGGCACGGGAAAGGTCCGCAATGTCGAGGATGACCTGCGCTTCGACGTCCGGGCAAAGGCGATCGAGATGACCAACACCATCATGGCGGGCGAGCAGTTCCGGACGGCCTTCACGCTCACGCCCCAGCCGGATGGCAGCACGATGACGGTGACGCCCTATGTCGTGCTGACGTTTGTCAAAAAGACCGAGGATGTTCGCCCCTATATCGTGCTGAAGACCAAGGTCGCGACCGGCACCGACTCTGGCAAGACAATCAAATATTTCTGCTGCGAGGGAGCGGCGCTGCCGCTTGCGAGCCTGACCGAGAATGACGGCGCCCGCCTGAAGGAACTCCTGACGTCCGAGTTGGATACCGCCATCAACGTGATGCTGCTCGATCGTTCGCAGCCCTTCCCGCGGAACGATGAGGCCAAGATCGAAACCAACGGCTTGCTCCCCTTCATCGGCAAGCCTTTGAAGTGGAGGGGATTCGATCTGGGTCGTTACAAGGAATACAATCTGGTTGAGTTCCGCGGTGGGATATTCGTCTTTTCGGGCGTGAATATCGTCGAGCCGGGTGCGCTGGAAATCACGCCTGTGGTCAAGAAATAAGCGACACGATTGCGGAGATTGGGCATAGGCTTCCGAGCCCCGCGTCACTCGCGGGGCGACGGAAGGAAAATGGCTGGAAAAGGGATGTGAGGTCCCGAAACCAGACTGTCCGCAATCGACCTCAAAGCGGACATTGGGACCTTCCTTATGCAGAACGTGGTAGTCGAACCTCTATCCATCATTGGCATAAGCCCCGAGCGCCTGCAATTGCTTCGGCGTACGCTACTGCTTCTTGACTGTGCTCGACTTCGCGATAGCCTCTGGCTGGGGAGGGGCATTTCATGTCTATCACTACACACAGAAGCGAGCGTTCTGGTTGGGTGCGCCAACCCTGGTTGTGGTTTGCAATCGCTCTTGCGCTTGTTGCCTTTGGCTTTTGGCCCAGCTTTCTCTCAGCGCTTCCCAATGTACCGTCGCATATTTTCGTTCATGGAACTTCTGCGACACTATGGATGGCGCTTCCCATCGCGCAGGGCCTGTTGATCGTAAAACGCAGGCGTTCGCTGCATCGGCGACTGGGCTATGCGTCCCTTGCTTTAGCAGCTGCCGTTGTGGTGACCGGTCTCCACGTTGTTCAGACAATGATTCTGAAGAACGGTGATACGGTCCGGTTTGTAAGCTTCAAGTTCGCGCTTCTCGATCTCACAGGGATATTCCTTTTTGTCACTTTTCTTGCGATGGCCGTTCAGTCTGCAAGACGTCACGAAATCGGAATGCATCTTCGCCTGATGGCCTGTACTGCGCTCATTCCGCTGGAAGCCGCGAATGAGCGCACCGCAATTCAGTTGTTCCCCGGAATCGTTCCAGACTTCGACGCAGCGCTTTACGCATCCTTGCTAAGCATGGAGGCAATTTGTGCGGCCCTGATCGTTGCGGAATGGTGGCTGGATCGGGTTCGCTGGCCGTTTGCCTTCATGCTCTTCTATTATTTGGTGATGCACATCATCGCTACACCCGTCGCCCTGGACCCTCAATTCCAAGCATTTTGCCAATGGTATGCACATCTGGGGGCGTAATCGCTTGCTCGCAATAGATCGGACTGTTCGCTAAACACCCCACACCGCCCATCCAAACCAAAACCGATCCCGCCGCTGGCATTGTTGCAAGTATGGGTTGCTTCTGCGCTTGTTAGGCTCGCCTGCTATCCAACTGGTCTTGGACAACAGAGAGGTCGCATTGGGCGCATGCAACTTTCGACATATTGTGTCGGCGTTGACCTGAACTAAAACCAGCGCGTGAGTGAGTGAGATAGGAACCGATCCAAAGCTTGTGGGGGCAAATTTGTCGATGGGCTCCGTCCACTCCCATTCCTCGCCTCCGTGTTCGTTACCCCGGCACGGAGGCGAGCTTTAATTGAATCTTATTATTTTTGGTTGCGATACTGGTCGGCGCGAACAGCCCGCATGAGCGAAGGAAGTTCTTATGAAAATCAGAGCACTATGCGCAGGCGCAATGCTGACATTGGCGTGCACAACTCCAGCCGTTGCAAATCACGCCTGGACCATCAATGGAAAGCAGTTGCATTGGGCGCGTACTGCCAACCCGGTCAAGCCAACCGTCGATTACAAACTCGATAACAATCTTTGGGGGCCCTACTTAAGCCCTGCACTGGCAGGTTGGAACAAATCCAACATCGCCACGGATCCGGATGTTGTCGAGTTCATTCTGGGTAATCCTGTAAGCGTCGATGCCAATAGCTGCCCTGGCACGGCTGGAAGAGTGACTGTCTGCAATTATGCCTATGGTGCAACGGGGTGGCTTGGGGTCGCGGTAGTCGAATATGATGACGTGACTGGACATATTCAGTTCGCGTCGGTCAAAATGAACGACACCTATTTCAACATGTCGACCTATAATAAGCCAGCATGGCGAGCGAGTGTGCTGTGCCAGGAAATCGGGCACACTCTTGGTCTTTCACATCAAGACACCAAGAACTTCAATCCGGATCTAAAGGACATTTACGGACGCCAGACCTGTATGGACTATACGGCCAAGCCCGATGGCAACGAGTGGCCAAATCTACATGATTATCAACAGCTTGCGTCAATCTATTCGCATCTTGATTCGATCACGACGACCAGCACCACATCTGCTGTGCTCAATTATCCCGATCGAAAGCCCATCTATGGAAATACACCTGCTGATTGGGGAAAAGCCATCGCATTCGGTGAAGATGGGCGCGGATTGGCGTTTGCCAAGAAGATCGCGGCAAACCGGAGCCAGGTTACATTCGTTCGTTGGGTGCCCTGACTCCATGCCGTTCGTTGAAGCTTTCCGGCACTGGCACTGAGCGACCACTCCATTCCGTTTGATTGGTGCCGCCAACGGTTTCTCGCTGATCAATACAACCTGCCGCCCGCTGGCATTTTTGCGAGTGTGGGTTGTCCCTGCGCTTGTTAGGCTCTTCTGCTATCGGGCTGATAGAGTGCCGCAAAGGAAGAAGATCATGCGATTGAACGAAAAGACGGCTCTGGTGACGGGTGGGGCATCGGGCCTGGGCGATGCGATTGTGCGGCGGTTTGTTGCCGAAGGCGCCCGGGTGATCATTGCGGATATCGATGGCGAGAATGGCCGGGCGCTGGCGCTCGCGCTTGGCAACAAGGCCAGTTTTGCATCGCTCGATGTGTCTCGCGAGGAGGACTGGAAGCGTGTGCTCGCGGAAAGCGGGCCGATCGACATCCTCGTCAACAATGCCGGCATCACGACGCATGGCTCGATCGAGGATGTCACGCTCGAACAGTTTCGCCATGAGTTCGAGGTGGATGTGGTCGGTGTCTTCCTTGGCTGCAAATATGGCATTGCCAATATGAAGGCCAATCCAAAGGGGAGCGGCGGCTCGATCATCAACATGTCATCGCTGTGCGGCGTGCGGGCGCAGGCCGATCTGGCGGCCTATAATGCGGCCAAGGCTGCCGTTACCCACCTGACCAAGTCGGTCGCGATGCATTGCGCAACAAAGGGCTATGGCATTCGCTGCAATTCGATCCATCCCGGCGTCATTCACACGCCAATCCTTGATAAGGTTCTGGCGCAGGTTCCGAACCCGGATGAGGTGTATGCGGGCTGGGTTTCGACGCACCCGATCGGCCGGATCGGGCGGCCAGAGGAGATTGCAGCGATGGCCCTCTATCTCGCTTCGGATGAGTCGGCCTTCACGACGGGCGGCGAATTCCGGGTCGATGGCGGCAGTTCGATATGAACCGCATTTCGTTCGCGTCCGGGATCGTTCCCGAATGCGAGCCGCTTGAAACGATACAGGCAGCAGCGGCTGGCGGCTTCGACGCGACCGGGCTTTGGGTGGAGCCGGAAAAATGGAGCGCGCAACTGACGCGGGACGCCCAGCGCGCGCTGGCGGACACGGGCCTTGAATTGCTTGACGTCGAGGTGATCTGGATCAAGCCGGGGGACACTCTCGACGCGCACAAGGCCGTGATCGATATCGGCGCTGCGCTGGGTGCGAAGAACGTCCTGTGCGTTTCCTCCGACCCCGACGCAGGGCGGACGGCGGGGCATCTGGCGGCGCTGTGCGAGCATGCCGAAGGGTGCGGCATGCGCGTCGCTCTCGAGTTCGGCATTTTCACCGAAGTGAAATCCTTGCCTGCTGCTCTCTCGCTACTCGACGCGGTGGCGCATCCGCTGCGGGCCTTGCTTGTCGATCCGATCCATGTTGACCGGTCCGGCACTTCGGCAACCGACATTGCGGCCGTTCCCCGCGCGCTTTTGCCCTACGCCCAGTTTTGCGATGCTCCGGCGAAACGTCCCGATCCGGCAGACTTCAACGCCATCATCACCGATGCCATCGACTTGCGCGAGCAGTGCGGCGAGGGCGGCCTTCCACTCGCAGACCTGTATCGCGCCCTGCCAGAAGGCATTCCGCTGAGCATAGAATTGCGCTCAAAGCGGTTACGCGACACTTTCCCCGATGCAGGTGATCGGGCCAAGGCGGTCGCGGCGGCAACGCGGCGTTGGCTGGCAGCCCAGCTTCAATAGACTGGCAATCGCGTTTTCGTGGTCATATTGCTTCTGCTACCGTCTGAGCCAGACGTTAAGGGGCGCGAACTTTTGGGCTCCGCCGTTGAGTGCAAATGGTTTGCCGAGCCGGTTGCAGTGAGCACTGCCCAGCGCTTCTGGTAGATGGGCCGAGTAGTGGCGAAGGGAGCGGAGAATTCGCTCCACCCGGAAAATCAGCGCCCGGAGATCGGGGCAAAATTGGCGTGGACCAGCTTCCACTCGCCGCCAATCTTGGCATAGACGCGCGTGGATTTGGCAGTGTTGGGGCTCGTTTTGCCAGAGGCGTCCTTGCGGATGCCAACGAAGTTGTAGGTCAGAATCGCCGCATCGCCGTAGACCTGCACCTTGGCGTTCTGCATGTCAGAAAAGACCGCAACGTCATTATGGCCGGATGCATCTGTCATTGCAGTCGACATGGCCTTGCCTTCGAGCCGGGTCGGATAGTCCGGATTGAATTCGGTATAGTCGTCAGCAGTCGCTGCATTCTGTTCAGCGCCTGACTTTCCGGCAATTTCCGCAGCCCATTGCGCACGGGCCAAAGCCATGATGGCGGCAGCGACCTGAGGATTATCAGCAGCGAGCGCAGGTGCGGCCAAGAGCGAAGCGGCGGCGGCAATGCAGCCACCCCTTACAAGAAGTGCAAGTTTCATTGTCTCTCTCCATAAAGAAAAGCTTCTACGCGTTCACACGCAACTGAACTTGACGAATGGGATCGGCCGACTCAGCAAATTGCCAGCCTTGGCTCATCGATTTGCAGAGGCTGGGACTCACCAGCAAGCAAGTCAATCGATTTGTCTGGCCCGAACTGCGACGCCCGGAACGGTCGACTGTCGGCAGAACCCTAAGGCGCAATGATGCACGTATTACGCTGTTCATCGTACCGCACGAAAGGCCTCAGACAAAAGTCGTCGCTAATGCCGATCATCGACTCGCTTTCCCGCTTCTGGTAGCGTGCGTAATACTCTGGTGGGGGAGGGTTGAATGCTGCTTGGTCCCAAGATTGCGCTGATGTCGACAGCGCTTTTTTCGCTGACGAGTTTTTCCGGAATTGCCGACAGCAGGATTTCATCCGAGGCGTTGCGGCAGCTTGATCCGTCGCGCATTGCCGGCTCGATTTGCGGGCAACGCATGCGCGATGTCCGGTCGCGCCTGAACTGGATCCGGATCGCAAATCTGGCTGCCGGTGCCGTTCAGGCCCCTGACGGGCCCGTGATGCTGATCGACGGGCTGGGCGATCCGGGATTTGCCATAAGCACGCAAAACCCGCTTGCGCAGCGCTATTTCAATCAGGGCCTGATGCTGACCTATGGCTTCAATCATGCCGAGGCCATTCGGGCCTTTCGCGAGGCGCAGCGCCTCGATCCGGAGTGCGCGATGTGCTGGTGGGGAGAAGCCAATGCGCTTGGACCCAATATCAACGCGCCAATGGATCCGGCAACCAACGCCCGCGCCCTCGAAGCGATTGGCCGCGCCGATGCCCTGAAAGCGGGCGCGCGACCTGAAGAGCAGGCGCTGATCCTCGCCCAGAAGGCGCGTTATTCTGCACAGGCGAATGCCGATCGCGCGGCGCTGGATCAGGCCTATGCAACGGCCATCCTCGATGTCGCGAATCAGTTTCCGCAGAGCGATACGATTGCCGTTCTCGCGGCAGAAGCGGAAATGGACGTGCGGCCCTGGGATTATTGGGAAGCGGATCGCGAGACGCCCAAGGGGCGGATTGGCGACGCCGTCCGCCTGATCGAGACGGTCTTGGCGCGCAACCCTGATCATCCTGAGGCCGCCCACCTCTACATCCACTTGATGGAAAGTGCAGTGCATCCCGAACGCGCTGAAAAGGCAGCGGACCGGCTTGTGGGCCTCGTGCCCGGGTCCGGGCACCTCGTCCACATGCCCGCGCACCTTTACTATGTGCTGGGCCGTTTCAAGGATTCGATCCGGGTCAATGTGGAGGCTGCGCGGGTTGACGAATCCTTCCTGCTGACGTCGAAGGAGCGGGGGATTTATCGCTTTGGTTATTACCCCCACAACATCCATTTCATCGTGACCTCAGCACAGATGGGGGGCGATGCCGCCACGGCCCTGCGAGAGGCGCAGCGACTTCGCGGCGTGCTCAATGCCGATGCGACGGCTGCGACTCCCTGGGTGCAGCCGGTCGATGCGGCGCCGTTTCTTGCCTATGCCCAATTTGCCGAGCCAAATGCGATCCTCGCCCTCAAGGCCCCGGACTCCCGGCTGCCCTACGTCACAGCCATGTGGCACTACGCCCGGTCTATTGCCTATGCGCGGGCCGGCAATGATAAGGAGTTCGACCGCGAGATTTCCGCCTTGCGCCGGATCCGGACGACGACCGATTTCAAGCCGATGACGGACATGCTCGTCCCGGTACCGGACTTGCTCAAGATCTCGGAACTGGTGGCGCAAGGGCGACGCGAATATGCGCACCGGCGTTTTGCGGCAGCAGCTGATCTGTATCGGCAAGCCGCGACGCTTGAACAGGGCATCACCTATTATGAGCCGCCATTCTGGTATTACCCGGTGCAACAGTCGTTGGGTGCCGCACTCTATCGGGCCGGAGATTTCAAGGGTGCCCGACAGGCCTTCATGCAAGCCCTTGGACAATTCCCCAACAATGGCTGGGCGCTCTATGGGCTTGCGGAGACGAATCGGGCGCTTGGAGATCGTCCTTCCGAAGCCGCAGCGCGGGCTGCATTCGGCCGGGCATGGCTTGGCAATCCGAAATGGATTTCGATGGATCGCATTTAGCGCGCGCTGCAAACCCATCGCGGGCTTGCGCAATCGGGTTGCGGTTTCTAGTCGGAGCTCCGAACCAGTTGGAGCACATCTATGCGCGCTTTCATTTTTCCGGGTCAGGGAAGCCAGTCTGTCGGAATGGGCAAGGCCCTGTCTGAGGCGAGCACCGTTGCGCGCGAGGTTTTCCAGGAGGTTGACGATGCGCTGGGCCAGCGCCTGTTCCGCATCATGACAGAGGGCCCAGAGGATCAGCTTACCCTCACCGAGAACGCCCAGCCAGCAATCATGGCCAACGCCATTGCAACGCTTCGCGTACTTGAGAAGGAAGGGGGCATAAGGCTGGCCGACAAGGCGGGATTCGTCGCAGGACATAGCCTCGGCGAATATTCAGCCTTGTGCGCAGCTGGAGCGCTTGATCTTGCAACAACAGCGCGGCTGTTGAAATTGCGTGGGCAGGCGATGCAGGCGGCCGTGCCTGTCGGCGTCGGCGCAATGGCAGCGCTGCTCGGCGCGGATATTGAGAAGGCGCAGGGGCTCGCAGATGCGGCCGCTCAAGGTGAAGTCTGCACAGTCGCCAATGACAATGATCCTTCGCAAGTCGTGATTTCGGGACACCGAGGCGCGATCGAACGCGCAATCGAGTTGGTGAAAGATCACGGCATAAAGAGGGGCATCCTCTTGCCGGTTTCCGCACCTTTCCATTGCCCGCTGATGCAACCGGCGGCAGATGCCATGGCGCAGGCGCTCGCTGATGCCGCGTTGCAAGCGCCTCTTGTGCCCGTCTACGCCAATGTGACGGCAGCGCCGGTAGCCGATGCAGAGACGATCAAGGCTCTGCTGGTCGAGCAAGTGACCGGGCGAGTCCGTTGGCGCGAGAGCGTCGTCGCCATGTTCGACAACGGAGTTCATGAATTTGTGGAATTCGGTGGCAAGGTCCTTGCGCCCATGGTCAAACGCTCGGCACAGGATGCGAACGCAACGAGCGTGATTTCGATGGATGATATCGAAGCCTTGATGAAGGGACTCTAGACATGTTCGATCTATCAGGAATGACCGCTCTCGTGACCGGGGCTTCGGGCGGAATCGGGTCTGCCATTGCGGCGGCGCTGGTCGGGCAGGGTGCCCGGGTTGCTTTGTCAGGGACGCGCGAAGATGCCTTGAAGGCGGTTGCTGCGGAAATTGGCGGCGATTGTGTCATACTTCCTTGCGATCTTGCAGACGGCACTGCTGTGGACGGGCTGGTACCACGCGCCGTCGAGGCGCTTGGCGGCCAACTCGATATTCTCGTGAACAATGCCGGTGTGACACGCGACAATCTTGCGATGCGCATGAAGGACGAGGAGTGGGATACAGTAATCCGCGTCAACCTCGAAGCAGCATTCCGGCTCATCCGGGCTTCATGCAAGCCGATGATGAAGGCCCGGTTCGGCAGGGTGATCACGATCACGAGCGTTGTCGGTGCCACCGGCAATCCGGGACAGGCGAACTACGCCGCGTCCAAAGGAGGGCTGACGGCCATGTCAAAGGCTCTGGCGCAGGAACTCGCCAGCCGGAATATTACCGTCAATTGCGTGGCGCCGGGATTCATCACGTCGCCAATGACCGATGTCCTGCCTGAAGCACAGAAGGATGCGTTGACTGCGCGAATTCCGGTTGGTCGGCTGGGTGAAGGCAAGGACATCGGCGCTGCCGTTGCTTATCTTGCATCGCGTGAGGCTGGCTACGTGACCGGCCAGACAATCCATGTGAACGGCGGGATGGCCATGCTTTGAGCCTTGCCGTGGGGCAGGATTTCACGACTGTCTGTTGATCGGGGGGCTTGCCAGTCTGTCGCGCCCGCTTTAGGGCGATTGCAAATATTGCTCACACATGAACGAGAAGGACTATCCATGAGCGAGACCGCCGATCGCGTTAAGAAAATCGTCGTCGAACATCTTGGTGTTGAAGCCGAGAAAGTGACCGAAGAAGCCAGCTTCATCGACGATCTTGGCGCTGACAGCCTTGATATCGTCGAACTCGTAATGGCCTTCGAAGAGGAATTCGGCGTCGAAATTCCAGACGACGCAGCCGAGAAGATCGCAACCGTCAATGACGCGATTGCCTATATCGACTCGAACAAGGGCTGAACGGGCCAATTCGGAACCCCCTGTGGGAGCCGGTGAATTCTTGAAGCGGCTCTCCGTTGCAGTGACGGGGGGCCGCTTTCATTTGAAGGAAATGCAATGCGTCGTGTTGTCGTAACCGGATTGGGGCTGGTCACGCCGCTGGGTGGCGATGTGGAAACCAGCTGGGCGAACCTTATCGCAGGAAAATCGGGCGCGGGTAAGATCACGCGCTTTGATACGTCGGACCAGAAGTGCCACATTGCCTGCGAAATCAAACCCAAGGATCATCCCTGGGGCTTTGATCCGGACAAGCGCGTCGATCACAAGGTTCAACGCCAGGTCGATCCGTTCATCATCTATGGCATTGACGCTGCCGGGCAGGCACTTGAGGATGCCGGCCTGACTGACATGAGCGACGATCTCAAGATGCGGACCGGATGTTCGATCGGGTCCGGCATCGGCGGACTGCCCGGAATTGAAAGCGAGTCGCTTGTTCTGGCGGAAAAGGGACCGGGGCGGGTCAGCCCGCATTTCGTCCACGGGCGGCTGATCAATCTGATCTCTGGACAGGTCAGCATCAAATATGGGCTGATGGGTCCAAACCACGCGGTGGTGACGGCCTGTTCAACGGGCGCGCATTCGATTGGTGACGCGGCCCGAATGATCCGCGACGGAGATGCAGATGTCATGCTGGCTGGCGGGTCGGAAAGCACGATCAATCCGCTTGGTGTTGCCGGTTTCGCACAGGCGCGCGCTCTGAACATGAGCTTCAATGATCGCCCGGAGCAGGCCAGCAGACCCTATGACCGTGGCCGGGATGGCTTTGTGATGGGCGAAGGCGCTGGCGTCGTCGTGCTCGAGGACTATGAGCATGCAAAAGCACGCGGCGCGAAAATCTATGCCGAAGTCGTCGGCTATGGCCTGTCAGGCGATGCCTATCACGTCACGGCGCCTCATCCCGAAGGCAAGGGCGCGGAACTGTCGATGCGGATGGCGCTCAGAAAGGCTGGCATGGGCCCCGGCGATATTGACTATGTGAACGCGCACGGGACTTCGACCATGGCCGATACGATCGAGCTGGCGGCGGTCAAGCGTGTGCTTGGGGACGATCTTGCCGGCGCTTCGATGAGCAGCACGAAATCGGCAATCGGCCATCTGCTGGGCGGCGCAGGCGCTGTCGAGACCATATTCTGCATCCTTGCAATCCGTGACCAGATCGTGCCCCCGACGCTCAATCTCGATGATCCGGATGAGGGAACGGAGGGAGTCGACCTGGTTCCTCATGTGGCGAAGAAGCGCACAGTACGTGCGGCTTTGAACAACAGCTTCGGTTTTGGAGGAACCAACGCGAGTCTTGTGGTGCGAGCCATCTGATGCGTTCCTGGCTGGCCCTTCTGGCCGCCATCTTGCTGGCCGCCTGCTCAGGCGGGGCTGACAGGGATGTGACGGTAGTTGTGCCGCCCGGAGCAAGCCTGAAGGCTGCAGCGAATATTCTCGAGAAACAGGGAGCCATCGGGTCTGCTTCTGGTTTCCTGCGGCATGCGAAGATTTTCGGATCGTCCGAACCCATCAAGCCGGGCGAGTATGAAATCAAGGCCGGGATGGACAATGGCGATGTTCTGGCGCTGCTTCAGTCGGGCCGGACGAAACAACGCTTTGTCATCATCCCGGAAGGCACGCCAAGTGTGGTGGTCGCGGACAAGCTGATGGCTGCTGACTTTCTGGTCGGAAACGTAGCCGTTCCTGCGGAAGGGAGTGTCCTCCCGGATGCCTATCCCTATACACGCGGGGAGCAACGCAGCGCCGTACTCAAGCGGATGCAGGGTGCAATGGCCAAGGCCCTCTCCAAGGCTTGGGCGGACCGGAAGCCGAACACTGTCGTGCGGAGCCCTGAGGAAGCCGTCATCCTTGCTTCCATCGTCGAAAAGG of the Aquisediminimonas profunda genome contains:
- the fabG gene encoding 3-oxoacyl-[acyl-carrier-protein] reductase; this encodes MFDLSGMTALVTGASGGIGSAIAAALVGQGARVALSGTREDALKAVAAEIGGDCVILPCDLADGTAVDGLVPRAVEALGGQLDILVNNAGVTRDNLAMRMKDEEWDTVIRVNLEAAFRLIRASCKPMMKARFGRVITITSVVGATGNPGQANYAASKGGLTAMSKALAQELASRNITVNCVAPGFITSPMTDVLPEAQKDALTARIPVGRLGEGKDIGAAVAYLASREAGYVTGQTIHVNGGMAML
- a CDS encoding acyl carrier protein translates to MSETADRVKKIVVEHLGVEAEKVTEEASFIDDLGADSLDIVELVMAFEEEFGVEIPDDAAEKIATVNDAIAYIDSNKG
- the fabF gene encoding beta-ketoacyl-ACP synthase II — encoded protein: MRRVVVTGLGLVTPLGGDVETSWANLIAGKSGAGKITRFDTSDQKCHIACEIKPKDHPWGFDPDKRVDHKVQRQVDPFIIYGIDAAGQALEDAGLTDMSDDLKMRTGCSIGSGIGGLPGIESESLVLAEKGPGRVSPHFVHGRLINLISGQVSIKYGLMGPNHAVVTACSTGAHSIGDAARMIRDGDADVMLAGGSESTINPLGVAGFAQARALNMSFNDRPEQASRPYDRGRDGFVMGEGAGVVVLEDYEHAKARGAKIYAEVVGYGLSGDAYHVTAPHPEGKGAELSMRMALRKAGMGPGDIDYVNAHGTSTMADTIELAAVKRVLGDDLAGASMSSTKSAIGHLLGGAGAVETIFCILAIRDQIVPPTLNLDDPDEGTEGVDLVPHVAKKRTVRAALNNSFGFGGTNASLVVRAI
- the mltG gene encoding endolytic transglycosylase MltG: MRSWLALLAAILLAACSGGADRDVTVVVPPGASLKAAANILEKQGAIGSASGFLRHAKIFGSSEPIKPGEYEIKAGMDNGDVLALLQSGRTKQRFVIIPEGTPSVVVADKLMAADFLVGNVAVPAEGSVLPDAYPYTRGEQRSAVLKRMQGAMAKALSKAWADRKPNTVVRSPEEAVILASIVEKETSKASERRTVAGVYSNRVRIGMRLQADPTVIYPVTRGRPLGRRILKSELLADNGYNTYAKSGLPVGPIANPGKASIEAVLNPAPTRALYFVADGTGGHVFADTLEQHNANVQKWYALRRSRGEM